The genomic interval CGGATAAGGCAACTAAGCAGAAGGCAGACAACAACAGGGCGATTTTTTTCATCCCGACCAGAATCGACAGCTGTCTGAAGTTTGGCAATGAAATTTTGGCATTTTGCCGGAACGGCAAACGAAAGCGGGCAAAACTTTACCCGATAGGATCTACTGACGAATCATCTTGGCCTTGAGGATCACTTTGCCGGTCCCTTTGTCGGAATGGAGCAACTCCTCCCCTACCACGCGAAGGATGGTTTCTCCGTTCTCTTCGGAAAACCATTCCTTCATCAGCCGCTCAGTATTCAAATCCACGTCGTAGGGCACCCAATCCAGCGACTCCTCACGAAGATATCCCCGGTAGGTCACCGTCTCCCCCTGTTGAGTGACATCGGCAAAGAGGAGGCCGTTGCGAAAGTAGTTTTCCGACTCAATGAAGGTCATTTCGCCCCCAACTTCGAAAGCGGTAAGCCCCTTCAACACATCTCCGGACTTCCAATACTCGGCCGCGAGCGGAAAGGTCCGGATCACTTCGCCACTGGAGTTCTCGACTGAGACTTCCCCTCTCCAAGCTCCCAAATACTGATCCAAATACTCCCGAACGTCTTTCTCGGTCGGCCCGGCTGCCAATACGATGAGGACCGTTGCCAGAAAGGAGAATGAAATTGCGAAGAACCGACTCATCTTGCCTCGCAGACAATCAAGCTGCCCCGATCGGGTCAATCAAACCTCTACGGAGTGAGAGATGTCCTCTCTGGATCAGACGTGCAGAGCAGCGCCACGGCGCGCGTCCACCTCGACGGTGGCCATACCGCAGATCCCCGCGGCCTTGAGACCCGCTTTGCCATCCTCGAAGACAAGGCACCGCAAGGGATCGACTCCGAGCTGCTCCGCAGCCAAGAGGAAACAGTCGGGAGCGGGCTTGCCTCGAGTGACATCTTCGGCGGCCACGATCACGTCGACCATCGAGATCAACCCTGTGACTTCCAAGGATTTCTCGACTGCAAAGCGTGCACTCCCCGAAGCGACCGCTGTCGGAATCCCACGGTCACGAGCCTCCTTGAGGTGCTCGACCACATCGGAAAAAGCTTTCAGGTCATGAATTTTCCGGTGGTAGAACTCTTCTTTGTGCTCTCCTACATTCTCGGCGAGCAGCTTTCCCGGAAAGCGAGCGTTCAGCTCTTCGACGACCTGCAGGAGTGATTTTCCTGCCGAATCATAAAAATAATCCTCCGGAATATCCCAATCCGCGCCAGCTTGTCGCAATCCATAGTTCCAGGCTTCGAGGTGCAAAGGCATCGAATCGATGAGAGTTCCATCACAATCGAAGATGTAGGCATCGAAGCGGCCTGGCGGAAGAGTTAATGACATACGAGAACAGAGAGCATGGTTTGCGCCAGCGTCAAAACGAAATCATTTTCTTTTCCAAATCGTCACAATTGGAGCAAAAGGACAAAAACCCGAATCGTGGATTCTAAGAAGACCCATTCTGGATGACTCCTCCCCTTCCTGACCCATGCTTCGCACCAACTCTTCCGACCCTGCAAACTCACTCACAAAATCAACTTTCCTCCGCTTCCAACATCTTCATAGTGGAGGCTGTCATGGCCGGAACTCAAAAAACAGAAACGGACCCAAAGAAACGGCTACGCCGCACCCACCGGGCGATCCGCGGCCAGCACCGCGAGGAGAGAACGGAAGACTACGTCGAATCGGTCTACCGAATGGAGCGCAATGAAGAACCCGTTCGCGTCGTCGACCTGCAAAAGATTTTCGCCGTCTCCCACGTCACGGTCATCCGTGCTCTTGAAAAATTGAGTGAACAAGGCTTTCTCGAACGCAGTGAAAGCGGGATATCCCTTACGGATAAGGGTCGCGAGCTCGGCGCCTGGTGCTACGAGAGACATCGGCTTGTCGAATCGTTTCTCGTCTCCCTCGGGGTCTCGAAAAATACCGCTTCCAACGATGCCGAAGGCATCGAGCACCACCTGAGTCCGGAAACACTCTCCGCGATGAAGGAACACCTCAACGAACGATAGCCCCCCGGCCGGTTTTGCGGGAGTAGTTCGCCGTAAATTGATCTCCCGGAGATCGAGAATCCAGAATTTGCGATTTCCGACAGGCTCGATGGACCCAGTCCCACCTACGAAGCCGAAGCGACTCGCAGCGCTTTGACTTGCGCCTTTTCGGAGAGAGGCCGACCGGGGAAACAGACCCTCGCCACGGCCTCTTCGAAGTCATTGGCACCGCGGAGGATGCCAATTTCGAGGCGAAGAAAATAGATCGGAAGGCCGAAATCGATCTGCGAGCCGATCCGCACTGCGTCCTTTTCGGTAGTCACCAGAAAATCGACTCCGATTTCCTTCGCCTGCTCTCCGATCGACAGCAGCTCACGATCCGTAAACCAATGATGATCGAGGAAGCGGCGGTTGTAGCGAATCGTGGCCCCGTTATCACGGAGAAAAGCTTCAAACCCCTCGGGCACGGCGATCCCACTGAAGGCTCCGACCCGTGCACCCTTTAACTTCTCGACCGGGAACTTTTCGTTCAGATCGAGACTCTGCAGGTGGGTGGGCCGGTGCGAGCACTCAATGATTTCCACCTCAGGATGGTGTTTATGAATAAACCCTTCGAGCTCCTCGGAGGGCGAACCGTCCGACTTGGTCAAAAATACATACGATGCCCGCTTTAAATGGCTCACGGGCTCGCGGAGAATTCCTCGGGGCAGCAGCCGCCGGTTACCAAAAGGATTGGTCTTATCGACGAGGACCAGATTCATACTTCCCTTGAGAGGGAGATACTGCAGACCATCGTCGAGGATCAAGGTGTCACACCCAAAACGACGAATGGCATACGCGCCCGCTTTGACCCGGTTTTTATCGACCAGCACGTGGACGCCGGGAAGATTTCGAGCGAGCATGTAGGGCTCATCCCCTGCTTCCTCGGGGCCCATCAATACCTTTTCCCCGTCGCTGACGATCCGCGGAGGGGGCTCGGAGACGTGCGTAACCGCCCGCCACCACTTCTTATAAAAAGGCTCCTTCTTGCTCTTATATCCTCGGCTGAGGATGGCGACCTTTCGCCCCTGCTCGTGGAGACTGCGGGCAAACTTTTCCACCACCGGTGTTTTACCGGTTCCCCCGACCGTCAAATTCCCGACTACGACCACCAAACACCCGAGCGGACGATTGCGGAAAATCCGATTGCTATAAAGATACCAACGGAAGCGGACGATCGACTCGAAGAGATACGAAAACCCGTTCAGGATCGAACCGACCACGGTGGCCGAACGGCCAGTTCTGCGGTCGTAAACCACATCGACCAGAAACCCTTCCAGCGCGTCGAGACGGCTTTTGAACTTGGAATGTTTTTTCGGCTGGGAACTCACTCGTTCGTCACCCTCGACTCCATCGCCCTAAGCGGACGGATGAACCATGCTCATGGGGTCGAGCGCGGCGTCGAGAGTTTGTTCATCAAGAAGTCCTTCTTCAAGAACGACTTCACGCAGGGTTTTATTTTCGGCAAAAGCTTTCTTGGCCACCTTCGAGGCCTTGTCGTAACCGATGTGCGGATTCAGGGCGGTGACGAGCATCAGCGAACGTTTTACGAGCTGGTCACAGGTCTCGGTGTTGGCCTCAATGTCAGCGACACACCGATCGGCAAAAGTCTTGGCCGCATTCCCCAGAACCTTGATCGACTCGTGGAGACTGTAGGCAATGAGCGGGATGGTGACGTTGAGCTCGAAATGACCATCGCGACCACACATGGCGACCGTGTTACCGAGGCCCATCGCGTACATGGAAGATTGGACCAGCATCTCGCTCATCACCGGATTGACCTTGCCCGGCATGATCGACGATCCGGGCTGAGTGGCAGGAAGAGCGATCTCACCGAGACCCGACCGAGGGCCCGATCCGAGGAGACGGATATCGTTCCCGATCTTGGTCAAGCTCGCGGCGATGGTCGTCAGGAGGCCCGCAACCTCGACGGCGTCATCCCGGCCCCCTTGGGCTTCAAAGTGGTTGTCGGCTTCCCGGAAGGTGATTCCGGTTTTCTCGGACAGAATTCGGGCGACCTTACCGGGGAAATCCGGATGACAGTTGATGCCGGTTCCGACCGCGGTTCCGCCAATCGCGAGTTCCCCGAGAATCCCAACCGCTTTTTTCGCCCGCTCGACGCCCTTGCGAGCTTGAGCAGCATACCCGGAAAACTCCTGCCCCAGAGTCAACGGAGTCGCATCCATGAGGTGGGTGCGGCCAATCTTGACGACTTCCTTAAAAGCTTCGCTTTTCTTCTCAAGTTCTTCGGCCAGATGCTCCAGCGAGGGGATCAGAGTCTCCTGCAGGGCGAGAGCAACGCTCACGTGAAGAACCGTCGGAACAATATCGTTCGAAGATTGCCCCATATTCACATCGTCATTCGGGTGAACTGGCTCCTTGGCACCAATCGGCTTCCCCGCATACTGGCAAGCCAGGTTCGAGATCACCTCGTTGATGTTCATGTTCGAAGAAGTGCCGGACCCGGTCTGGAAAACATCGACCGGAAATTGCTCCATATGACCGCCGTCCATGACCTCATCGGCAGCCTTGCGGATCAACTCCGCCTTTTCCTGACTCAGGCGACCGAGTTCCTCATTTGCGGAAGCACAGGCGGCCTTCACAAGGCCCAGACCTTTGATAAAACCATCGGGCATCCGATACCCACTGACTGGAAAATTCAAAACAGCCCGCTGTGTCGAGGCTCCGTAGAGAGCTTCGTCGGGGACCTGCATTTCACCCATGGAGTCTTTTTCCGTACGCATGACGAGGAGGATGAAAATCAATTCCCAGGAAGGCCAGCCTTTTCCTCTGGCCCGCCCTCCCCTCCGTGCAACCAGAAGTGCGGGGACTTCGGCTGGCGATTGCTGCCATTTTGTAAGAAAGCCCTGAAAAAGTTAAGTGGTGCGCGGTGCTTCAGCCCGCGTGTCTAAGCATAAGAAGATTCCGAAGACGCGGGCTGAAGCACCGCGCTCCCCTCAAGACCGAGAAAAATGAAATCACTTCGATCCAAAACTTTCCGCACTTGTCGTTACACCTGAAGGAATCACTACCCTCGGTATCCTTATACACTAGACCGAGAGGCATGCGGGGCGGAATGAATTCCGAGCTCCTATGGAAAGGCCTGATGCTCAAACCTCGGAGTCGAAAAATGGATGAAAGGACGTGCGAGTAGGAGGGCAGACCAGCGCCAGCGGGTGGGAAGTTTTTCCGCACAAATGGATCATACCTGCCATTCGCACCTAGAGACCACCCTCCCCGCATTGCTGGCGAGAGCCTAATCCTCAGGAAATGTAAATTCTAACTCAGCTTCCTTCGGCTTCGGCCGAAACCACTGAGCGCTTGAAGAGGACGCGAGTGATCCACCCGTAACGCGGGGCAAAGAGCCAGGCGAGGAGGAAGAAGAGCCCGGTTGCCACCGCCATCATTCCTGTCGTCGTCGTACTCTCGAATCCGATGAGCGGAGGCACCACCAAGGCCAAAAGGTGCCCGATTAAGGCGCTGAGCGCTCCGATAATGCTGGCTAGGATGAGCATCAACCCCAGCCGATCCGTCAGCAGATGGGCCGTCGCCGCCGGAGTGACCAGCATGGCGATAACGATGATGCTCCCCACCGCTTCAAATGCTGCGACCGTGGTCACTGCCACCTGGGTCATCAAGAGGTAGTGCATCCATTGCGCGTTGATCCCCTGAGTGGTGGCGAGATCCGGATCGAAGGAGCTGATTCGCAGTTCCTTGAAAAAGGCGATCACGATGAAGAGATTCAGGAGGCTGACGATTCCGAGAACGATCGCCGAACGCGGCACCTCGACCAGCAG from Puniceicoccus vermicola carries:
- a CDS encoding HAD family hydrolase — its product is MSLTLPPGRFDAYIFDCDGTLIDSMPLHLEAWNYGLRQAGADWDIPEDYFYDSAGKSLLQVVEELNARFPGKLLAENVGEHKEEFYHRKIHDLKAFSDVVEHLKEARDRGIPTAVASGSARFAVEKSLEVTGLISMVDVIVAAEDVTRGKPAPDCFLLAAEQLGVDPLRCLVFEDGKAGLKAAGICGMATVEVDARRGAALHV
- a CDS encoding class II fumarate hydratase codes for the protein MRTEKDSMGEMQVPDEALYGASTQRAVLNFPVSGYRMPDGFIKGLGLVKAACASANEELGRLSQEKAELIRKAADEVMDGGHMEQFPVDVFQTGSGTSSNMNINEVISNLACQYAGKPIGAKEPVHPNDDVNMGQSSNDIVPTVLHVSVALALQETLIPSLEHLAEELEKKSEAFKEVVKIGRTHLMDATPLTLGQEFSGYAAQARKGVERAKKAVGILGELAIGGTAVGTGINCHPDFPGKVARILSEKTGITFREADNHFEAQGGRDDAVEVAGLLTTIAASLTKIGNDIRLLGSGPRSGLGEIALPATQPGSSIMPGKVNPVMSEMLVQSSMYAMGLGNTVAMCGRDGHFELNVTIPLIAYSLHESIKVLGNAAKTFADRCVADIEANTETCDQLVKRSLMLVTALNPHIGYDKASKVAKKAFAENKTLREVVLEEGLLDEQTLDAALDPMSMVHPSA
- the lpxK gene encoding tetraacyldisaccharide 4'-kinase, yielding MSSQPKKHSKFKSRLDALEGFLVDVVYDRRTGRSATVVGSILNGFSYLFESIVRFRWYLYSNRIFRNRPLGCLVVVVGNLTVGGTGKTPVVEKFARSLHEQGRKVAILSRGYKSKKEPFYKKWWRAVTHVSEPPPRIVSDGEKVLMGPEEAGDEPYMLARNLPGVHVLVDKNRVKAGAYAIRRFGCDTLILDDGLQYLPLKGSMNLVLVDKTNPFGNRRLLPRGILREPVSHLKRASYVFLTKSDGSPSEELEGFIHKHHPEVEIIECSHRPTHLQSLDLNEKFPVEKLKGARVGAFSGIAVPEGFEAFLRDNGATIRYNRRFLDHHWFTDRELLSIGEQAKEIGVDFLVTTEKDAVRIGSQIDFGLPIYFLRLEIGILRGANDFEEAVARVCFPGRPLSEKAQVKALRVASAS
- a CDS encoding metal-dependent transcriptional regulator gives rise to the protein MAGTQKTETDPKKRLRRTHRAIRGQHREERTEDYVESVYRMERNEEPVRVVDLQKIFAVSHVTVIRALEKLSEQGFLERSESGISLTDKGRELGAWCYERHRLVESFLVSLGVSKNTASNDAEGIEHHLSPETLSAMKEHLNER
- a CDS encoding metal ABC transporter permease → MIWYSIDTWIVIIGALTAIACALPGSFLVLRQMSMMGDAISHAVLPGLAIAFLVTGARASLSMFVGAAVVGVLTAVFTQWISSWGKVDRGASMGIVFTTLFAIGLLLIVQAADHVDLDPGCVLYGSIEVAAWDTAWTFSIGDLLVEVPRSAIVLGIVSLLNLFIVIAFFKELRISSFDPDLATTQGINAQWMHYLLMTQVAVTTVAAFEAVGSIIVIAMLVTPAATAHLLTDRLGLMLILASIIGALSALIGHLLALVVPPLIGFESTTTTGMMAVATGLFFLLAWLFAPRYGWITRVLFKRSVVSAEAEGS